A stretch of the Massilia varians genome encodes the following:
- a CDS encoding NAD(P)H-dependent flavin oxidoreductase, translating into MRHDLLSKLDIRYPIIQAPMAGVSTPALAAAVSEAGGLGSIALGTSTVQAARAAIAAVRERTGRPFNANVFTHAPAQADPAREAAWLAWLRPHFAQFGAEPPAALSEIYRSFLADEAMLELLLETRPAVVSFHFGLPPQDWIDALKGAGITLFTTATSLEEAQRIEAAGIDVIVAQGIEAGGHRGIFDPSAPDPALPTFELLEQLRDKVTLPLVAAGGIMDGRQIRTALHHGASAVQMGSAFIACPESSAPPHHRALITKGGSLQTELTAVISGRPARGIVNRLFLEVGADGHPPLPNYPIAYDAAKALHAAASSKGSQDYSVNWGGVNFAQARAMPAGELVATLAAELDKAV; encoded by the coding sequence ATGCGCCACGACCTGCTGTCGAAGCTGGACATCCGCTACCCCATCATCCAGGCCCCCATGGCGGGCGTCTCCACCCCGGCGCTGGCCGCCGCCGTCTCGGAAGCGGGCGGGCTCGGCTCGATCGCCCTGGGCACCTCGACCGTGCAGGCGGCGCGCGCCGCCATCGCGGCGGTGCGCGAGCGGACCGGCCGCCCCTTCAACGCCAACGTGTTCACCCATGCGCCGGCCCAGGCCGATCCGGCGCGCGAAGCCGCCTGGCTCGCCTGGCTGCGCCCGCACTTCGCGCAGTTCGGCGCCGAGCCACCCGCCGCGCTGTCCGAGATCTACCGCAGCTTCCTGGCCGACGAGGCGATGCTCGAGCTGCTGCTGGAAACACGCCCGGCCGTGGTCAGCTTCCACTTCGGCCTGCCGCCGCAGGACTGGATCGACGCGCTGAAAGGCGCCGGCATCACCCTGTTCACCACCGCGACCTCGCTGGAAGAGGCGCAACGCATCGAGGCCGCCGGCATCGACGTGATCGTCGCCCAGGGCATCGAGGCGGGCGGTCACCGCGGCATCTTCGATCCTTCCGCGCCCGATCCGGCCTTGCCCACCTTCGAGCTGCTGGAACAGTTGCGCGACAAGGTGACGCTGCCGCTGGTCGCGGCCGGCGGCATCATGGACGGTAGACAGATCCGCACCGCCTTGCATCACGGCGCCAGCGCGGTCCAGATGGGCAGCGCCTTCATCGCCTGTCCCGAGTCCTCGGCCCCGCCGCACCACCGCGCGCTGATCACGAAAGGAGGAAGCCTGCAGACCGAACTCACGGCCGTGATCTCCGGACGGCCGGCACGCGGCATCGTCAACAGGCTGTTCCTGGAAGTCGGCGCGGACGGCCATCCTCCGCTGCCGAATTATCCGATCGCCTACGACGCCGCCAAGGCCCTGCATGCGGCTGCGTCCAGCAAGGGCAGCCAGGATTATTCGGTCAACTGGGGCGGCGTCAACTTCGCCCAGGCGCGCGCCATGCCGGCGGGCGAACTGGTCGCCACACTGGCGGCGGAGCTGGACAAAGCCGTTTAG
- a CDS encoding LysE/ArgO family amino acid transporter, producing the protein MFSQQVFLQGLGLGASLIMAIGAQNAHVIRTGVRGQHVLATVAACIAVDVLLIGLGIAGLGALVEASPTSMAVARYGGAAFLVWYGWRCWKSSLRGGASLAASPDEKAQTLGRALATVLALSLLNPHVYLDTVVLLGAVGSSLAGEARLSFALGAMTASVLWFSALGLGARRFATVLGRPSVWRAIEALTGTLMLVLAWLLVRGA; encoded by the coding sequence ATGTTTTCCCAACAGGTTTTCCTGCAGGGGCTGGGCCTGGGGGCCAGCCTGATCATGGCGATCGGCGCGCAGAACGCGCACGTGATCCGTACCGGCGTGCGCGGCCAGCACGTGCTGGCGACGGTGGCCGCCTGCATCGCGGTCGACGTGCTGCTGATCGGGCTCGGCATCGCGGGCCTGGGCGCGCTGGTGGAAGCCTCGCCCACCTCGATGGCGGTGGCGCGCTACGGCGGCGCGGCCTTCCTGGTCTGGTATGGCTGGCGCTGTTGGAAGAGCAGCCTGCGCGGCGGCGCGTCGCTTGCGGCGTCGCCGGACGAGAAGGCCCAGACCTTGGGCCGCGCCCTGGCCACCGTGCTGGCGCTGTCCCTGCTCAACCCGCACGTCTACCTCGATACCGTGGTGCTGCTGGGCGCGGTCGGCAGCAGCCTGGCGGGCGAGGCGCGCCTGTCCTTTGCGCTCGGTGCGATGACGGCCTCGGTGCTGTGGTTTTCGGCGCTCGGCCTGGGCGCCCGGCGTTTCGCGACGGTGCTCGGCCGTCCCTCGGTGTGGCGGGCGATCGAAGCCCTGACCGGCACGCTGATGCTGGTGCTGGCCTGGTTGCTGGTACGCGGAGCGTGA
- a CDS encoding LysR family transcriptional regulator ArgP yields MQIDPRRSAAFIAAVDTGSLEAAAVQLSLSPSAVSQRISALEQDFGTPLLVRSRPCRPTGPGTRLLQYLRRSTLLESEFLAEMGMDDGPARVAIAVNNDTLATWLLPVLAPILAQEALLVEFVLDNQGHTFALLAQGRVVACVAGEAMPMHGCSVSPLGQMRYRMVASKDFARRWFADGFNRETARRAPVVVFDRKDSLQSAFLLKHFGLPEGSYPFHYVPASDPFVAAIRIGMGYGMLPLEQCGAMLEDGSLVDLAPALHVDVPLYWHAWRVQPPRLERMGAALVKAARAVLLPA; encoded by the coding sequence ATGCAGATCGATCCCCGCCGCAGCGCGGCCTTCATCGCCGCCGTCGATACCGGCAGCCTGGAAGCGGCGGCCGTGCAGCTGTCGCTCAGTCCCTCGGCCGTCTCGCAGCGCATCTCGGCGCTGGAGCAGGATTTCGGCACGCCGCTGCTGGTGCGCAGCCGGCCCTGCCGGCCGACCGGGCCGGGCACGCGCCTGCTGCAGTACCTGCGCCGTTCCACCCTGCTGGAATCGGAATTCCTGGCCGAGATGGGCATGGACGACGGGCCGGCCCGGGTGGCGATCGCGGTCAACAACGACACCCTGGCCACCTGGCTGCTGCCGGTGCTGGCGCCGATCCTGGCGCAGGAAGCACTGCTGGTGGAATTCGTGCTCGACAACCAGGGCCATACCTTCGCGCTCCTGGCGCAGGGTCGCGTGGTGGCCTGCGTGGCGGGCGAGGCGATGCCGATGCACGGCTGCAGCGTGAGTCCGCTGGGCCAGATGCGCTACCGGATGGTGGCGTCGAAGGACTTCGCGCGCCGGTGGTTCGCCGACGGTTTCAACCGCGAGACGGCGCGGCGCGCGCCGGTGGTGGTGTTCGACCGCAAGGATTCGCTGCAGTCGGCCTTCCTGCTGAAGCATTTCGGCCTGCCCGAGGGTTCCTACCCGTTCCACTACGTGCCGGCCAGCGACCCTTTCGTGGCGGCGATCCGGATCGGCATGGGCTACGGCATGCTGCCGCTGGAGCAGTGCGGCGCCATGCTGGAGGACGGCAGCCTGGTGGACCTGGCGCCCGCGCTGCACGTGGACGTGCCGCTGTACTGGCACGCCTGGCGCGTCCAGCCGCCCCGGCTCGAGCGCATGGGAGCGGCACTGGTCAAGGCCGCGCGCGCGGTGCTGCTGCCGGCTTAG
- a CDS encoding PhoX family protein → MNKPTDLARIPVDHDDIDTNVSSNEHFSTVLEARLSRRSLLRGGAATAASALLGAIGLSGCGGSDNDVVTAPTPPVTSNPPPTEKLLAFGAVSKSLADTVVVPAGYTASVLYALGDPLTANTAAYKNDGTDGDFENRAGDHHDGMEFFPLSATGGASTSVSDRGLLAMNHEATTDEKLSSFFVHANGGTMTLPRPALEVDKEMALHGLSVVEVRQSGGKWAYQKDSSFNRRVHQQTEVEISGPVRGNALVVTKYSTNGTKIRGTLNNCGTGKTPWNTYLSGEENWAGYFTRAAGDDAARADKSVVSLNRYGRSQGASSRHGWETGGLDDKYQRWNISKSGASSDGSDDYRNEMNGMGYIVEMDAYDKTKSIKKRTALGRFAHESAVFGKPVAGQPLAVYMGDDSRNEYIFKFVSNAVWSASDATAADRIATGDKYLDSGKLYVAKFAADGSGQWIELSISNPAIAAYAGYKFADQADVLVNARLAGDAVGATKMDRPEWCSVHPGTGEIYFTLTNNSNRRVEPSSASQAAPDAVNPRVYTDMKGTSAQVGNPNGHIIRVKEGSAGSTATGFTWDVYLFGAESGAPAGTVNLSGLTADQDFSSPDGLAFSASTGICWIQTDDGAYTDVTNCMMLAGVPGRVGDGKKVTLNYPRANGSTLSVDTYVGLAATTDTLKRFLVGPVGSEITGIAETPDGKALFVNIQHPGETTAASSIADPSKYTSQWPANAGYGAGKRPRSATIVITKNDGGRIGT, encoded by the coding sequence GTGAACAAGCCGACCGACCTCGCCCGCATCCCTGTCGACCATGACGACATCGATACGAACGTTTCGTCGAACGAACACTTCAGCACCGTGCTCGAAGCCCGCCTGAGCCGCCGCAGCCTGCTGCGCGGCGGCGCCGCGACGGCTGCCTCCGCCCTGCTGGGCGCCATCGGACTGAGCGGATGCGGCGGCTCCGACAACGACGTCGTCACCGCCCCCACGCCGCCGGTCACGTCCAATCCGCCCCCGACCGAAAAGCTGCTCGCCTTCGGCGCCGTCTCCAAGAGCCTGGCCGATACGGTCGTGGTCCCGGCCGGCTATACCGCCAGCGTCCTGTATGCGCTGGGTGATCCATTGACTGCGAATACCGCCGCCTACAAGAACGACGGCACCGACGGCGACTTCGAAAACCGCGCCGGCGACCACCACGACGGCATGGAATTTTTCCCGCTGTCCGCCACCGGTGGCGCTTCCACCAGCGTGAGCGACCGCGGCCTGCTGGCGATGAACCATGAAGCCACCACCGACGAAAAGCTGTCCTCGTTCTTCGTGCACGCGAACGGCGGCACCATGACCCTGCCGCGCCCGGCGCTTGAGGTGGACAAGGAAATGGCGCTGCACGGCCTGTCCGTGGTCGAAGTGCGCCAGAGCGGCGGCAAGTGGGCCTACCAGAAGGATTCGTCGTTCAACCGCCGCGTGCACCAGCAGACCGAGGTCGAGATCTCGGGCCCGGTGCGCGGCAACGCGCTGGTGGTGACCAAATACTCGACCAACGGCACGAAAATCCGCGGCACCCTGAACAACTGCGGCACCGGCAAGACGCCCTGGAACACCTACCTGTCGGGCGAGGAGAACTGGGCCGGCTACTTCACCCGCGCCGCCGGCGACGATGCCGCGCGCGCCGACAAGAGCGTGGTCTCGCTCAACCGCTACGGCCGCAGCCAGGGCGCCAGCTCGCGCCACGGCTGGGAAACCGGCGGTCTCGATGACAAGTACCAGCGCTGGAACATCAGCAAGAGCGGGGCGTCGAGCGACGGCAGCGACGACTACCGCAACGAGATGAACGGCATGGGCTACATCGTCGAGATGGATGCCTACGACAAGACCAAGTCGATCAAGAAGCGCACCGCGCTGGGCCGCTTCGCCCACGAGAGCGCCGTGTTCGGCAAGCCGGTCGCCGGCCAGCCGCTGGCCGTGTACATGGGCGACGATTCGCGCAACGAGTACATCTTCAAGTTCGTCTCGAACGCAGTGTGGAGCGCGTCCGATGCCACCGCGGCCGACCGCATTGCCACCGGCGACAAGTACCTCGACAGCGGCAAGCTGTACGTGGCCAAGTTTGCCGCCGATGGCAGCGGCCAGTGGATCGAACTGTCGATCAGCAATCCGGCCATCGCCGCCTACGCCGGCTACAAGTTCGCCGACCAGGCCGACGTGCTGGTGAATGCTAGATTAGCCGGCGATGCCGTGGGCGCGACCAAGATGGATCGCCCGGAATGGTGCTCGGTGCATCCGGGCACCGGCGAGATCTACTTCACGCTGACCAACAACAGCAACCGCCGCGTCGAGCCGAGCAGCGCGAGCCAGGCCGCGCCGGACGCCGTCAATCCGCGCGTCTACACCGACATGAAGGGCACGAGCGCGCAGGTGGGCAACCCGAACGGCCACATCATCCGCGTCAAGGAAGGCAGCGCGGGTTCCACGGCGACCGGTTTTACCTGGGACGTCTACCTGTTTGGCGCCGAGTCTGGTGCGCCGGCGGGAACCGTGAACCTGTCGGGCCTCACCGCCGACCAGGACTTCTCGAGCCCGGACGGCCTGGCCTTCAGCGCCTCCACCGGCATCTGCTGGATCCAGACCGACGACGGCGCCTACACCGACGTCACCAACTGCATGATGCTGGCCGGCGTGCCGGGCCGCGTGGGCGACGGCAAGAAGGTCACCTTGAACTATCCGCGCGCCAACGGCAGCACCCTGAGCGTGGACACCTACGTCGGCCTGGCCGCCACCACGGACACGCTCAAGCGCTTCCTGGTCGGCCCGGTCGGTTCGGAGATCACCGGCATCGCCGAGACCCCGGACGGCAAGGCGCTGTTCGTGAACATCCAGCACCCGGGCGAGACCACGGCCGCAAGCAGCATCGCCGACCCGAGCAAGTACACCAGCCAGTGGCCGGCGAACGCCGGCTACGGCGCCGGCAAGCGTCCGCGCTCGGCGACCATCGTGATCACCAAGAACGACGGCGGCAGGATCGGCACCTGA
- a CDS encoding PAS domain-containing hybrid sensor histidine kinase/response regulator, translating to MQDSRDAFQALDPATLGYQLFEASPDCVKLLDAAGHIVAMNGNGLRALELGSIDAVRGQPWASLWPEASRAEVDAAMAAARSSGVGRLRASCPTAAGTVKWWDVTVSRVGRDGLLANSRDITDQVRADAEREGLLAQLRSAKQRLDDVFRQAPAFMCVFSGPDHVFELENERYLQLVGGRSSIGVPLREALPELAGQGFLELLDGVYRSGEPAFGNDVPVMLQRRPDAPLERRFVDQVYMPLRDPAGRVTGILVHGIDVTDRKLAEIELYESRERFQKIVSQAATGVVQLDHEGRISLVNQKYCEMVQRSEAELLGLSVLDVTAPDSVPVTLEAVRLLAGGEAGIVMDKEYLRRDGSRMPATSSVNALRGPNGEFQGLVAIVVDTTESRRAAEKLRASEERYRTLFESVDQGFCIFEMIFDAQERPVDYRFLEMNPMFESHTSLRDAVGRTAREMIPTLDAFWFETYGRVATTGEPVRFENAAPAMGRWFDVYATRLGGPDSRRVALLFSDITARKQSEETLRKLARDLEEADRRKTEFLATLAHELRNPLAPIRSGLSVMRLKGDNAASVTRVREMMERQVGHMVHLIDDLLDVARISGGKLELKKERADLRGVLASAVETSLPLIETGRHELSVDVPAHAVPVEADVTRIAQVVANLLNNAAKYTPSGGRIGLSLRTDGAEALVAVSDNGIGIPREELSSVFELFSQVGHHLERAQGGLGIGLSLVRRLVEMHGGSVTAASGGPQAGSTFTVRLPLAEDAQDTPQPAASDNADNADDGAGGTRILVVDDNVDAAMTLSMILEACGHVTQVAHGGREALAAAQAFRPQVAFLDIGMPGMDGYDTARAMRKLDGLEDITLVALTGWGAESDRRKSNEAGFDRHLTKPVQLDVVQELLAKLAA from the coding sequence ATGCAGGACAGCCGTGACGCCTTCCAGGCGCTCGACCCCGCCACACTCGGCTACCAGCTCTTCGAAGCCAGCCCCGACTGCGTCAAGCTGCTCGACGCGGCGGGCCATATCGTCGCGATGAACGGCAATGGCCTGCGCGCCCTGGAACTGGGCAGCATCGACGCCGTGCGCGGCCAGCCCTGGGCCTCGCTATGGCCGGAGGCGAGCCGGGCCGAGGTCGACGCCGCGATGGCGGCGGCCCGCAGCAGCGGCGTCGGACGCCTGCGCGCGTCCTGCCCGACCGCCGCCGGCACCGTCAAATGGTGGGACGTCACGGTCAGCCGCGTCGGCCGCGACGGCCTGCTGGCGAACTCGCGCGATATCACCGACCAGGTGCGCGCCGACGCCGAGCGCGAAGGCCTGCTGGCCCAGCTGCGCAGCGCCAAACAGCGCCTGGACGACGTGTTCCGCCAGGCGCCGGCCTTCATGTGCGTGTTCAGCGGCCCGGATCACGTGTTCGAGCTGGAAAACGAACGCTACCTGCAGCTGGTCGGCGGCCGCTCCAGCATCGGCGTGCCCCTGCGCGAGGCGCTGCCGGAACTCGCCGGCCAGGGCTTCCTCGAACTGCTGGACGGGGTGTACCGCAGCGGCGAGCCGGCATTCGGCAACGATGTGCCGGTGATGCTGCAGCGCCGTCCGGATGCGCCGCTGGAGCGCCGCTTCGTCGACCAGGTCTACATGCCGTTGCGCGACCCCGCCGGCCGGGTGACGGGCATCCTGGTGCATGGCATCGACGTCACCGACCGCAAGCTCGCCGAGATCGAGCTGTACGAAAGCCGCGAACGCTTCCAGAAGATCGTCAGCCAGGCCGCCACCGGCGTGGTGCAGTTGGACCACGAGGGCCGCATCAGCCTGGTCAACCAGAAGTACTGCGAGATGGTCCAGCGTAGCGAGGCGGAACTGCTGGGCCTCAGCGTGCTCGACGTCACCGCCCCGGATTCGGTGCCGGTGACGCTGGAGGCGGTGCGCCTGCTGGCCGGCGGCGAGGCGGGCATCGTCATGGACAAGGAATACCTGCGCCGCGACGGCAGCCGGATGCCGGCCACCAGCAGCGTCAACGCGCTGCGCGGCCCGAACGGCGAATTCCAGGGCCTGGTGGCGATCGTGGTCGACACCACCGAAAGCCGGCGCGCCGCCGAGAAGCTGCGCGCCAGCGAGGAACGCTACCGCACCCTGTTCGAATCGGTCGACCAGGGCTTCTGCATCTTCGAGATGATCTTCGACGCGCAGGAGCGGCCGGTCGACTACCGTTTCCTCGAGATGAACCCGATGTTCGAGTCCCACACGAGCCTGCGCGACGCGGTGGGCAGGACGGCGCGGGAAATGATCCCGACCCTCGACGCGTTCTGGTTCGAGACCTACGGCCGGGTGGCGACGACCGGCGAGCCGGTGCGCTTCGAGAACGCGGCTCCCGCGATGGGACGCTGGTTCGACGTCTACGCCACCCGCCTGGGCGGGCCGGACAGCCGGCGGGTGGCCCTGCTGTTCAGCGACATCACGGCGCGCAAGCAGTCCGAGGAGACCCTGCGCAAGCTGGCCCGGGACCTGGAAGAAGCCGACCGGCGCAAGACCGAATTCCTGGCCACCCTGGCGCACGAGCTGCGCAACCCGCTGGCGCCGATCCGCAGCGGGCTGTCGGTCATGCGCCTGAAAGGCGACAACGCGGCCTCGGTGACGCGGGTGCGCGAGATGATGGAACGCCAGGTCGGCCACATGGTGCACCTGATCGACGACCTGCTGGACGTCGCCCGCATCAGCGGCGGCAAGCTGGAACTCAAGAAGGAACGCGCCGACCTGCGCGGCGTGCTCGCCAGCGCCGTCGAGACCAGCCTGCCGCTGATCGAGACCGGCCGCCACGAGCTGTCGGTGGACGTGCCGGCGCATGCGGTGCCGGTCGAGGCCGACGTCACCCGCATCGCCCAGGTGGTGGCCAACCTGCTCAACAACGCCGCCAAGTACACCCCGAGCGGCGGGCGCATCGGCCTGTCGCTGCGCACCGACGGCGCCGAGGCGCTGGTCGCGGTCTCGGACAACGGGATCGGCATCCCCCGGGAAGAACTGTCCTCGGTGTTCGAGTTGTTCAGCCAGGTCGGACACCACCTGGAACGCGCCCAGGGCGGGCTGGGGATCGGCCTGTCGCTGGTGCGGCGGCTGGTGGAGATGCACGGCGGATCGGTGACGGCAGCGAGCGGCGGGCCGCAGGCGGGCAGCACCTTCACCGTGCGCCTGCCGCTGGCCGAGGACGCGCAGGACACGCCGCAGCCGGCCGCCTCGGACAACGCGGACAACGCGGATGACGGCGCCGGCGGCACCCGGATCCTGGTGGTGGACGACAACGTCGACGCGGCGATGACGCTGTCGATGATCCTGGAAGCCTGCGGCCACGTGACGCAGGTGGCGCACGGCGGCAGGGAGGCCCTGGCGGCCGCGCAGGCCTTCCGGCCGCAGGTGGCTTTCCTCGACATCGGCATGCCCGGCATGGACGGCTACGACACCGCGCGCGCGATGCGCAAGCTCGACGGTCTGGAAGACATCACCCTGGTGGCCCTGACCGGCTGGGGCGCGGAAAGCGACCGCCGCAAGTCGAACGAGGCCGGCTTCGACCGGCACCTGACCAAGCCGGTGCAGCTGGACGTGGTGCAGGAGCTGCTGGCGAAGCTGGCCGCCTGA
- a CDS encoding YnfA family protein, producing the protein MPFDLLPFGRMAGLFFLTAIAELLGCYLPLLWLTGKGSAWLLLPAALSLAVFVWLLTLHPAASGRVYASYGAVYIATALAWLWIVDGIKPVWSDYLGVALALTGAACIALGQRQG; encoded by the coding sequence ATGCCCTTCGATCTCCTGCCCTTCGGCCGCATGGCCGGCCTGTTCTTCCTGACCGCCATCGCCGAGCTGCTCGGCTGCTACCTGCCGCTGCTGTGGCTGACCGGGAAAGGCTCGGCCTGGCTGCTGCTGCCGGCGGCCCTCAGCCTGGCGGTCTTCGTCTGGCTCCTGACCCTGCACCCGGCCGCCAGCGGGCGTGTCTACGCCAGCTATGGCGCGGTCTACATCGCCACCGCATTGGCCTGGCTGTGGATCGTGGACGGCATCAAGCCGGTGTGGAGCGATTACCTGGGCGTGGCGCTGGCGCTCACGGGCGCCGCCTGCATCGCGCTGGGCCAGCGCCAGGGGTAG
- a CDS encoding DUF2750 domain-containing protein produces MSEQTLSAIKLGAQQLADVVTLPARQRYARFVQQVTESGEVWGLYRDGWALAKADDGTLVFAMWPASEFADLCAEYEWDGYEPQAFALDDLMSDLLPQLEEDGVLPGIFYTPGDRGLTPTATALRMDLERETSRR; encoded by the coding sequence ATGAGCGAGCAGACACTTTCAGCAATCAAGCTCGGCGCGCAGCAGCTGGCGGACGTGGTCACCCTGCCGGCCCGGCAGCGCTATGCGCGCTTCGTGCAGCAGGTGACGGAGTCGGGCGAAGTATGGGGACTGTACCGCGACGGCTGGGCGCTGGCCAAGGCCGACGACGGCACCCTGGTGTTCGCCATGTGGCCGGCCAGCGAATTCGCCGACCTGTGCGCGGAATACGAATGGGACGGCTACGAGCCGCAAGCCTTTGCGCTGGACGACCTGATGAGCGATTTGCTGCCCCAGCTGGAAGAGGACGGGGTATTGCCGGGCATTTTCTACACCCCGGGCGACCGCGGGCTGACGCCGACGGCCACCGCCTTGCGCATGGACCTGGAGCGCGAGACGAGCCGGCGCTGA
- the tssG gene encoding type VI secretion system baseplate subunit TssG — MPAPQRRFEPAVIERLFREPYRFEYVQAVRMLELWLRRRGKPSRELVAHYLRFQNSVSLGFPASQLEAIQAEPRDIDTGPAALAAALQEGRLAYVRLTPSFMGLLGGQGVLPLHYTERIAEHQSLEKGEPEAEGARAFLDTFSNRTLALFYGAWRKYRLALQYQLDGQDAFLPLLLSLAGLGSGALRRRLAGTEDGAVLDESIAYFAGVMRQRPASSVQLGRVLSEYFGQRIHAEQFVGCWYDVPPSQQTILGSDNAVLGAGAIAGARVWQRDLRLRLVVGPLDRAGFNDFLPGGLAARALRSMLAMFTGLSLEYEVELVLLAADVRNVRLEGDTGRLGWDAYLVEGLQTADRRDVRYELSL; from the coding sequence ATGCCAGCCCCGCAGCGGCGATTTGAGCCTGCTGTAATCGAGCGCCTGTTCCGCGAGCCTTACCGCTTCGAATACGTTCAGGCGGTGCGCATGCTCGAACTGTGGCTGCGCCGGCGCGGCAAGCCCTCGCGCGAGCTGGTGGCGCACTACCTGCGCTTCCAGAATTCGGTGTCGCTCGGTTTTCCGGCCAGCCAGCTGGAGGCGATCCAGGCCGAGCCGCGCGATATCGATACCGGGCCTGCGGCACTGGCGGCCGCGCTGCAGGAGGGAAGGCTGGCGTACGTGCGCCTGACGCCCTCCTTCATGGGCCTGCTGGGCGGCCAGGGCGTGCTGCCCCTGCACTACACCGAGCGCATCGCCGAGCACCAGTCGCTGGAAAAGGGAGAACCGGAAGCCGAAGGCGCGCGTGCCTTCCTCGACACTTTCTCGAACCGCACGCTGGCCCTGTTTTATGGCGCCTGGCGCAAGTACCGGCTGGCGCTGCAATACCAGCTCGACGGCCAGGACGCCTTCCTGCCCCTGCTCCTGAGCCTGGCCGGCCTGGGCAGCGGCGCGCTGCGGCGGCGCCTGGCCGGCACCGAGGACGGGGCGGTGCTGGACGAGTCGATCGCCTACTTTGCCGGCGTCATGCGCCAGCGCCCGGCCTCGAGCGTGCAGCTGGGGCGGGTGCTGTCGGAATATTTTGGGCAGCGCATCCATGCCGAGCAGTTCGTCGGCTGCTGGTACGACGTGCCCCCAAGCCAGCAGACCATCCTGGGCAGCGACAATGCGGTGCTCGGCGCCGGCGCCATTGCCGGCGCGCGCGTCTGGCAGCGCGACCTGCGCCTGCGCCTGGTGGTGGGGCCGCTGGACCGGGCCGGCTTCAACGATTTCCTGCCGGGCGGCCTGGCCGCGCGGGCGCTGCGCAGCATGCTGGCGATGTTCACCGGCTTGTCGCTCGAGTACGAGGTGGAGCTGGTGCTGCTGGCGGCCGACGTGCGCAACGTGCGGCTGGAGGGGGATACGGGGCGGCTGGGCTGGGATGCCTACCTGGTCGAAGGATTGCAGACCGCGGACCGGCGCGACGTGCGCTACGAGCTCAGTCTTTAG